TTATTGAAAAAGATGAACCTGCTGCAACAGTCATAGCATCAGATGAAAGTCTTGAAAAGGCCATTTATAAAGCAGAAAAATTGGTTGAACGAGTTTATAATGAGCTTGAACCATTTCCTGAAAAAATACTGGCTAGAAATGTCAGTGTGTGATATTTAAAAATAGCGTTTTATATATACTTAAAAAGATAAGTAGCTAATTTTTGTTCGCTACTTATCTTGATTACTTTTAATTCTATAAAATAAGTTAGTAATTTATCTAAAATAGGCCTAAAACACGTAGAATAAAGATTAATGTCCCTATTACTATCATTATAGTTACTACAATTGATGCTCCAGAGAGTATTAAAAATAATTTTGCACGTTTATCTGGATCATCCATGATATCTTCTATTGGGTCTATACTCATTTGATCACCTTGACTGTATTAATTTAACTATCTTACGAGAAAGATGTACTGTGTAGTTGTTGGAAACTTAATCCTAAGTTCCTTTATTTGAGGTCTATATATAAAAAGTTCACGTTTACATGGGTCAATATTTAATATTTTGCAGATAATGGTTGACTCCATGTCTCCAGCAATTCTTGCTCCAGATGTCAGCGACTCGATTTCAATATAAATAGGAAGTTTTAATTTTTTATAGTCTTCTTTATCAATCATGCTGGCTATTTCTTTAAGTTCAGCATTTTTAAATCTGTGCCTTGTACCATCTGCACCTAGTACGTGGGGCCTTTCTTCTTTCAAAAGTTCTGCTAATGTTTTTCGACGTCTTGGGAGATGCCTGTTTAAACTTATAACCTGCTTTTTAAGAATGTTATCTGAAGGATCTAATTTTTTCATCTATTAATTTTATCTATTCCATTCATATAAGCTTTATAAAAATGATGTAAAATAGGAAAATAATGCCTTTAATATATATCTAACTGTATAAATAGCTTTGATTTATTTTTAGGTATTAAAATAAAAAAAATAGTAAAAAAAGGAGTTTATTTGATCATCTCTACAGGGAGAAGAACTAAAACTCCAAGTAAGTCGTCTTTTTGTATAGTACCATCGATGTTTGCAAGAAATGAAGCATAGTCAACTGTTCTTTTCATGCTCATAGGAAGATGAACTTCTTCTCCCACTGCTACTGTATGTCCATATCTGTTTGATGCATAAGCAGATAAGAACACTATGTGGTTTGCAGGGATATTGATTTTTTTAATCTTTATTGATTTGGCTTCATTAGCTTTAATATCCATGTCCTCATCAGCTATTACGGCGCGTAGTTTACCAATAATGTTTCCTACTTTAAAATCGCCTAGTGCGTGAAGTTCTTCGCCTTTAAGCTCTTCTTTAACCTCATCTACCCTATTTAATACTCTAATAGCTCCCATTTTATGACTCCATGGCCTTTTTAATCATTTTCAACCTTACGAAGTTTTCTCTTTCCATTTCTTCAAGCCGCATTTCAATGTACTTGACTGTATTTTCTACTCTTGGAATGATTATGTGCTCTAGCGCATTTACCCTTCTTTTTGTTGATTCTATCTCTTCTGCAAGAAGTACAATGGTTTTTTCGATTTCTGCAAGTTCAAGTATTAAATTGATTGATTCTTCGAACTTCCTTGCTGCCTCATCAAGTTTGGCAGAAGTATCTACAAATCCGTAACCTCTTTGAACCATGTTTCTTTGTGAAGTTTCAGCTTCAAGTATAGGCACCACAACACCCATTACACTCCGTGAGTCGATATCCACTTTGACAGATTCTTTAACAGACACCGCAGCTTTTTTAACAGCTAAGTCTCCCATAACAATTTGAGCAGTTGTGAGATCTTCAAATGCCTCAGCCATTTTTTTCTCAACTTCATTTCTGGAACCTTTTACACGTTCCAGTATGTTGAAAAATTCCATTATAAGAGCATTCCTTTTCTCTTTAAGGAGACCATGCCCTTTAACTGCGAGCTTTTCACGGTCCTTAAGTTTAAGAAGTTCCATCCTTGTTGGATTAACTCCTTCTAACATTTCTTGTGCCATTTTTTATCCCTCTTTTAAAAATAAATAAAAGGAGGTTATTTATGTGCAGGGTGATATTTTGGAATATGCTCTGCTTTAACCCTTTTAAGTTCAGCTTCAGGAAGTAAACTTAGAAGTTCCCAACCAATGGTGAGTGTTTCCTCGATGGTCCTGTCCTCATCTTTGGTTTCTGTAACGAACTTGTTCTCGAATTCATCTGCAAATGCGAGATATTTTCGGTCACGTTCTGTAAGTGCTTCTTCACCAACAACAGCCATAAGGTCTCTTAAGTCACGGCCTTCAGAATATGCTGAATAAAGCTGGTCAGATACACCGCTGTGGTCTTCTCTTGTTCTTCCTTCACCAATTCCACCACTCATCAATCTTGAAAGTGATGGGAGTACGTCTACTGGAGGATAAATACCTTTCCTGTAAAGATCTCTGCTTAATACGATCTGTCCTTCGGTAATGTAACCGGTCAAGTCAGGAATTGGGTGGGTAATATCATCCTGAGGCATAACAAGAATTGGCATCTGGGTAATTGAACCTTCTTTACCTTCCATACGACCTGCTCTCTCATAGAGTGAAGCAAGGTCAGTGTACATGTAACCTGGGTATCCACGTCTTCCTGGAACCTCTTCACGTGCAGCTGAAATTTCCCTTAATGCTTCACAGTAGTTGGTCATATCAGTTAAGATAACAAGAACGTGCATTCCTTTTTCAAAAGCAAAGTATTCTGCTGTTGTAAGTGCCATCCTTGGTGTAATGATCCTTTCAGTTGCAGGGTCGTCTGCAAGGTTCATGAAAACTGTAACTCTTTCGAGAGCTCCGGTTCTTTCGAAATCTCTCATGAAGAAGTTTGCTTCTTCGTGGGTAATTCCCATAGCTGCAAATACAACTGCAAATTCAGTTTCTTCTCCTACTACCTTAGCGTGTCTTGCAATCTGTGCTGCAAGGTCGTTGTGAGGTAATCCAGATCCTGAAAATATAGGGAGTTTTTGTCCTCTAACAAGAGTGTTTGTTCCGTCTATGGTTGAGATACCAGTCTGTATAAATTCTGCTGGGAATTCCCTTGCGGTTGGGTTCATTGGGTTTCCGTTAATATCGAGTTCTTTATCTGGGATGATCTCTGGACCGCCGTCTATAGGTTTTCCAGTACCTCCGAAAACTCTTCCGAGCATGTCAAGGGAAACACCTAATCTCGCTGTTTCACCTGTAAATCTTACTTTGGTTGTTGCTGTGTTAAGGTCGCTTGTACCTTCAAACACCTGTACAACCGCAAAACCTTCACGTACCTCGAGAACCTGTCCTCTTCTGGCGTCCCCTGCAGGTGTTATTATGTCTACTATTTCGTTGTAGCCCACATCTTCAACACCTTCTACAATCATGAGAGGTCCTGAAACTTCAGAAACGGTTGTATATTCCCTTGTTTTGATATTTAAATCCATTTTCATACCTCACTAGTTTGTTTAATTACCTTATCCTGAATTGCTTTAATCTCAGCTTCAAACTCTGCTTCAGGTATGTATTTCATTCTACCGATGTCTTCTTTTACGCTGAGTGCAATGATATCGTTGGATGCCGCGCCGCGTTCAAGAGCTGCGGTAGCGTGTTCCTGGAACATGACTATGGTTTTAAGCATTCCGTATTGTTTTGCTGGTGCACAGTAAGTGTCTATTTCGTGGAACGCGTTCTGCTGGAGGAAATCTTCCCTTAGCATCCTTGTGGTTTCTAAGGTGACTCTTTCCCTGTCAGGTAATGCATCAGGACCTACTAGCTGAACGATTTCCTGAAGTTCGGATTCTTTCTGGAGTAAAAGCATTGCTTCGTCCCTTAATTCTCTCCAATCGTCACCTACATTGGTGTTCCACCATCCTGCGATGCTGTCTACATATAATGAGTAGCTCTGCAGCCAGTCAATTGAAGGGAAGTGACGTTTGTCTGCAAGTGATGAGTCAAGCGCCCAGAACACTTTGGATATACGTAAAGTGTTTTGAGTTACAGGCTCTGAAAGGTCCCCACCAGGAGGTGATACTGCACCGACTACTGTTAATGATGCTACTTTATCTTCTGTACCTACTGTGGTTACTCTTCCTGCTCTTTCGTAGAATTGAGCGAGTTTTGATGCAAGGTAAGCTGGGTAACCTTCTTCACCAGGCATCTCTTCGAGCCTTCCTGAAATTTCCCTCATAGCCTCTGCCCATCTTGATGTTGAGTCAGCCATAAGAGCTACATCGTATCCCATGTCTCTGAAGTATTCTGCAATGGTAATTCCTGTGTATACAGATGCTTCCCTTGCAGCCACAGGCATGTTTGATGTGTTTGCGATAAGGACTGTTCTGTCCATGAGTGGTTTTCCTGTTTTTGGGTCTTCAAGTTCTGGGAACTCGGTTAAAACCTCTGTCATTTCGTTTCCACGTTCTCCACATCCTATGTATACAACGATGTCTGCGTCAGCCCATTTTGCAAGCTGCTGCTGTGTAACAGTTTTACCTGAACCGAATGGACCTGGCATAGCTGCTGTTCCACCTTTTGCAACTGTGAAGAATGTGTCCTGTGCTCTTTGACCGGTTACCAGTGGTATGTCTGGGTCAAGTTTTGATTTGTATGGTCTTCCAACCCTTACAGGCCATTTCTGTACCATCTGTACTTTTTCAACGCCGGCTGATGTTTCCACTTCAGCTATGTCGTCTACTATTGTGTATTCTCCTTCACTTACGATACTTTTTAGAGTACCTTCTGTTTTTGGAGGGATCATGATCCTGTGAACTATGGAAGAAGTTTCCTGAACTTCACCAATGACGTCTCCGCCTTTTACCTGTGCTCCTGCGCTTACTTTTGGGACAAATTTCCATTTTTTGTCTTTAGGTAGTGCAGGAACGTCTACACCTCTTTCAATGTAGTCTCCAGTTAAGGCTTTAATATTTTCAAGTGGCCTTTGAATTCCATCGTAAATGGATGTAAGAATTCCAGGACCTAACTCTACTGAGAGTGGCCCTCCAGTACTTTCAATTTGTTCCCCTGGTTTGATACCAGCAGTTTCTTCATAAACCTGAATGGTTGCTGTGTCGCCTTCCAGTTCGATTATCTCACCGATAAGTCCTTCTTCACCGACTCTAACCATCTCATTCATCTGGGTTCCCTTCATGCCGTCTCCAACAATAACGGGACCTGCTATTTTAATTATCCTTCCTGTAATCATTTTACCATCTCAACCCCAATTACTCGTTTAATAAGTTCCCCAATAGGATCAGTCTTCCTTTCAGATGGACCTGTTTTATCGGGTACTTCAATTATCATAGGTAACGCGCTTGCTTTTGTGAGTCTCTCAATTGTTTTCCTCAGTTCATCTCCAATCTTTTCAGTGGTTATTATGATTGAAAAATCTCCTTTGAAAACTTCTTTAAGGGTGGTTTCTGCTTCTTCCATATTTTCTACAGGATACCCTGATTTTATGCCTCCAAGCTTAAATCCTGTAACTGTATCTGGATCTGCAATAACCGCTATACTTGATTTCATACTAGCAACTCCTTAATTTTTGAGTTAGAGAATCCTACTTCTCTTTTTGCGCGAGTTATAACCTTTAAGTTTCTTATTTCTTTTTCTTTTTTGCTTAAGAAACCTACAATTGGCCCTATTCCGAAAGGTATTTTAACTGATAAAGCTTTTGCAGTTTGTCTGACTTTTTCGTCTAAAGCTGCTTCCAGTGGTGCTACAGAACCTGTTTTAGTATATTCTGGTAAAGCATCAGTAAGAATTTGTGCATATTCAGTTCCGTCTAGGCTGCTTACAACATTTCCTACACTTTCAGATTCCATTAGGTCTTTTAATTTCCATTCTCTAATTTGATAACCATCTGAAACAATATAAGGTTGTATATCGTCATACTTTAGACCTTCAGCTTTTGCCCTTAAAATGATGCCTAAGTTAGCTGCGTCAATTTGTGTTCCTATATATGAATGTAAAGCTCTTGTGCTTTCATCAGAAGGATTTGATGTAGCGGTTAATAGGTTTTCAAGGAAAAATTTATCGAGCGAAGCTTCTAAAGGTAAAACCATGCCTGTTTTTTGATATGCAGGCAATGCCTCATCAAGAACATGTGCATATGCTGTCCCTTCAAGACCGTTGATAATTTCAGTGATACTTTTTGCATCTAAAAGTTTATCCAGTGAGTCTTTTAACTCTCCAAATGGAACTATAAGATTTACAGTTTCATCTCTGGATAAATCTGCTTCTTTTGCAGCAATTATGCTTTTTATATTCCTTATATCCCATTTTTGGAGTAAAACACTGAAAATAGGTTTAATATCCTTTGGGACTATTTTGGTTAATGTTTCATAATTATCTGCAAGATGCGTATCAAGGGCTTTTTCTAGAGGATACTGATCTATGTATTTTGCATAGTCTGGAAGTCCTCTAAGATAATTTGTCACTTCTGTTAAGTCATTTGATTCGATAATTTCTGTTAATTGTTTTTCTGTAAGAATTTTTCCTGTTCTTGCTCTTACTCGTGCATTAGGGTAAGCATATGGAAAAATATCTAACAATGGTCGTATGACTACCACTATCACTATAGCTCCAACAATTAACCCTACCAGTGCTAAAAGACCTAAAAGAGGATCAATAGAGGGAAAACCCATTTGAGCTACTATTGATATGATACCATCTGCCATGATTTTTCCCCCTTATTATTTAAATAATATTTTTGCAACCTCTGATCGTAGAGCTTTTTTGAACCTCAGCATTCTAGCTTCGATTGTATTGTTAACTTCAATATCTCCATTTTTGGTTTTTACAACAGCTCCCCCAATGGTAGCTATGTTTTCTCCAATCTCTAAGGTTGTTTTAGTGCCAGTTTTTCCTTCAATATTCTTTTCAAGTGATGAAATTGCATCCTTGACTTTGGCAACGTCATCTGCTTTTAATGATAATATTAAGTCTCCTCCACCAATCTCAATAGAAGCTTCTTCTATGATTTTTTTGAGGGATTCTTTGTATTCATCACTATCAGTAGATGCAATTTTCTTTAGTTCATCTTCGGCACGTTTAAATGCACTTTCTATTATTTCTTCTCTTGCCTCAAGCTCTGCTCTTCTGGAGTTCATTTTAGCTTCAGAGATGAGCTGTTGATATTTCATTGCGGACTGTTTATTGGCATTTTCCAGGATCTTTTCTTTTTCTAAAACTGCTTCTTTTTCTCCTTCTTCAACAATAAGAGCAGTTTCTCTTTCAGCTTCTTGGATTATAACATCAGCCTTACTTTGCGCATCAGAAATTATGCTTGAGACAATTTTATCTGCCCCAGAGTTCATTTAACTATCCTCCAAGTATTCTGTTGAATACTTAACCTCCTCCGAGGAGTCCAACACCTAACATTATCAATATAGCAACTAACAGACCGTATATAGCCTGAGTCTCTGATAATACTGCGAAGATAAGGCCCTGAGCAAACATGTCTTTGTCTTCTACTACTGCACCTACAGATGATGCTCCAGTGATACCCTGACCGATACCAGAACCAAGACCAGCAAATCCAATAGCTGCACCTGCACCTACTGCTGCTAATCCCATAGCGACGCTAATATTCTTTGTTGCTCCACCAAGTATTCCAGCACCTAACATTAACAGTATAGCAATTAACAGACCGTATATAGCCTGAGTCTCTGCAAGTACAGCGAAGATAAGGCCCTGAGCAAACATACCTCTGTCTTCTGCAACTGCACCTACACCTCCAGCAGCTGCTATACCTTGTCCTAAACCTGATCCTAATCCAGCAAAACCTACTGCTACTCCCGCGCCTATTGCTACTAGTGCGCCACCTATTTCTAATACCATTTATTTACCTCCTAACTTAGTAATTTTTCTTTTTGTACGGAAAGCCCGGAATTTTTGACTTCCGCCGATGTAAAACTGACCAAAAAATTCAACATAATGTAAACGGAGAGCGTTAATAATACCTCCGAAAGTCTGGAACGCACCGTTAGCGATGTGTCCAAATATAAATACTATTGGTATGAGTATTAAACCAATATAAGGAATTCCGCCCACTAACTGGACAAAAATGTTCACAGTCATAGCTATTCCGCCTGTTGCAAGACCAAGAGCAAGCAGCCTTGCATATGATAGAATATTTCCAATCATTCCCATAAGGTCCATGACTCCAAATGGTCCATTAACATATATGAACATGATAATGGCTATAACGGCAATGGCTCCTCCTACATAGAGTAAAATTGAACTTAATCCTAACAAGAAAGATGCAGCTGCAAGACCAACACCTACAAACATCATTAGCCATGCTATTTGTTCTCCTAAAGCTTCTTTGGTTTTTCCAGCTACTAAATTGTTACGAGCTCCAATTATTAGCCCTATAACTGTGTAGATTACACCAACTGCTATTGCCATAATTAATATGTTATCAGGATGTGCAAATGCATTGACTGCTTCTACAGTTCCAGGGATCGCAACAGTTGGATCTCCTATAAGGAATCTACCGTATATATCTCCCAGGAAACTATTTGTAATTGTACCAAGTATAATTGCCCATAGACCACCTGTAACCATGATAATACCCATATTGCGCATCATCTTATTTACTTTTCCAAGTCCAAGAATTAAAACTATACCAATTAAAGCATCTGCAATACCATAACCGGCATCTGTAAGACAGAACCCGAAGAAAAATGGGAACATTAATGCAAGGAATATTGATGGATCTATTTCATTATAACCTGGTGGAGAGTACATATGTACGAACATTTCGTATGGTTTGGCAAAACGTGGGTTATCCAGATGAATTGGAATGTCATCTCCTTCTTCAGGATCAGTTACTTCAATGATGGAGTAACCTTCACTGGATTCATTAATGGTTTCAACAGCTTTATCTGCCTTTTTAACTGGAACCCATGCTTCTAACATTAAAGTTTTATTTGTTTCTCCAAAGAAAGAAAATATTTCATTTCTATTTTTTTCGATATCGAGCTGCTCTTTTAATATTAAAAGATCATCTTTCCATTTTTCTGCAATATCTGCAAGTTCATTCATTAATTGTGCTTTTTCATTATCAATTTCATTGATTCTAGCTTCGGCACTTGAAATTATTGCAGCTGGTTTTCCGGAAAGTCCTGAAGTATTATACAACTCAAATTCGAATCTTCTTAGAAGAGCTGAGACTTTACTACCATATTCTTTTAAAGTTATGACGATTAAGATCTTTGTATCTTCTTCGGCATCTTGCTCTAAAATCACGATCTGATCTGTTATGGAAGTTACTTCTTTTTTAAATTCTTCAAATTGAGCACTGGGCATTTTTCCAGCTATTGCAGAAGTATATATTGTATTTTCTAAATCACTGAGATCAATATCAATATTTTGGAGTTTAGTTGCAATGTTAAGAGCGTTGTTAAGCTCGTTTTTTTCTGAATCAAGAATATTTATTTTATTTTCGATTGTTTTTGTTTGTCCTTCTACTTTGTCTAGAACGGATTCTGCATGTGCAATGAGAGTTTCCGTATCTAGATCTTCAACTTCTTTTTTTTGTGGTACTTTTGGATTTATAAAGCCCATAACACTCTTAAGAATGCCGCCTTCTTTTCGTTCTGCGGATTTTAAAAAATCAACAATTCCTGCAGTCTTCATTTGAAGTGAAGATAGTTTACCAGTATAGGCAGTGGCCTTTGATGGTTTTAAAATTTGTTTCCATTCCGCATCCTGTTGGATGCGTTCTGAAATATCATGGATTTGAACTATCTCTTCTTCATGAAGAGCACTTACCACAGAATTAGAATAGGCATCTAAAGTGAGTATTTTAAGCTTTTTCATTCTCGCTGGCTTAAACATATTATCACTTTTTTTTAACTAACGAGAATAGGCCTATAGTATATTTTTAACTATAACGTCTACAGCTTCATCAACTTTACCTGCAGCCTGATTTTTAGTTTTATTTATTTTCTCGTCAGCTTCTTTTGATATTTGGAGAGTTTCTTTTTTAGCTTCATCTTCTGCTTTAAAGATTATATCACCAGTTTCTTCATGAGCTTCGTCTTTAGCGTTTTTAATAAGCACCTCTGCCTTTTCTTTCGCTTCTTCTTTCATTTTAGAGGATCTTTGCTTTGCATCCTCTATTAGTTTATCGGCATCATTTTCTGCCTTTTTAATTGTCGTAATAGCTTCAGATATCGACATCATTTTGAATCACCATGATGAACAAAACTCTATTTTCAGTTATATTTATCTTTTACTATTTAATTTTCCGAGGAATTTCTTTATAAATGAATATATAAAGAGGTATGTTACTTTTCATCCTCTTTTATTATCCTGCGTTCATCAATGCCGTCATAGTAAATCTCTTCTGTATCGAATAATTTTCTGAAAGGAGCTTCTCTGGTCTGTTCTTCATATATATGTGTAACGAGAGCGGGAAGTCTCCCAATCATGAATATTCCAGTCCCAATAGTCCAATCGAAACCCATATCTGACAATATGCCTGCATTGGCTCCGTCGATATTCATTCTAATTCCTTTTTCTTCTAAAAGAATACTTTGAATTGTAAGTGCAAGCTCAGTGTGTATTCCTGAACACCCGTACTCTTTGGCAAGTTCTATAAGTTTGCGGGCCCTTGGATCTTCATTGTGGTATCTGTGGCCGAAACCAGGTATTTTATTTCCACTTTCTAAAAATTCATCCACCATTTCCCTGGCAGTTGCTTCTATATCTCCATGTGATCGTTTAACACCTTCTTGAATGGTTTTCATGGCATTCTCTATGGCTCCTGCATGGTGTTTCCCAAAGGCCAAAAGTCCGCCTGAAACGCATGCGTGCATTGGGGATCCTGTAGATGCAATAATTCTTGCAGCCTGAGTACTTGGGGGTGTTACACCGTGATCACAAAAGGAAGTTAAGACTGCTTCAAACATTTTTGATTCACTTTCTGGTGGTAATTCTCCCTTAATGAGTAAATAAACCATTTCAGAAAAGGATATATTTCCTATAAGATCCTCCTGCATGTATCCTCTAGTTTTAAGTTTATTTGGTTCAACGCTTGTTATGCTGGTCTTCCATTTGGGATTACCAAGTTTAAGTAGGTTTTCTATTGTTTCTCTTCCAATTGCCATGATATATCACTCCAGAATTGAGGAATGGAGAAATACTGACGATCTTCGTGGTTCCACGCAGCAGCACGGTCTCATAGATAAAATTCTAACACCGCTTGCTCTTTGCGGACCAATTCTAACAAAAGATCCAAGTGCAGTAACAGAACCCCCAATTCCAAGTGCCCCTACTTTAGAACTATTTATGGATTCTGTTATTTCCTCTTCTATTTTGGATTGTTCATTCAAATTTCCATATGCCATTGCTTTTACCATCAATGACGAAGCTTCAAAATGAGTTCTACCAATGCCTACAGCAGGGATGCATGGAGTGCACCCAAGCATTTTGACCTCTGATTTCATCCATGTTTTAACTTCATTAAATACTTTTCTATTATCCCTCTTATGGAAAACTCTATATGTGCTTGCCCTAATCTCAGGGCCTCCACCTAACATTAAAATATGAATATTCACACCATCTGATCGACTTTTATCAAGTATAAATGATGGAGGGGTGAGTTTTCCAGGATCAGTATATAGCCCTTTACTCTGTTCTATCCGTTCAATACCATTGCCCCGTACGGCCATAGGTCTTGCAGGAAGTTCAATAAGACCTTTTTCTATTCCAAATTTTATATCTTCGAAGAAATTAGCAGGTAAACTGACATTTTCTCCAATTTCCACTAAAACATGTGGAATACCTGTATCATCACAAAGAGGAACCTTATTTTTATTTGCTATCTCAGCATTTTTTATGAGTAATTCAAGCATCCAGGAAGTGTTTTCATTAGTTTCCATGTCCACTGCTCTTTTATAAGCATCAAACTGATCCTTCCTGAAAGTTGTACTTGCTTCAATTACTGCGTCTCTGATTAAATTAACTATTTCCATCCAATAAACACTTCCTAAGTACAATTTTTAGATAATAATTGAGTATATACTTTAAATTCCAGATAATCTAAAATTATTTTGGGATTGCTAAGTCTGATGCGTCTTTCCCGGACATTACTGCATCGCTGTAATATCTATTTATCATGTCTTGAACAAGTGAGACCTGTCTTATACGTTCTGCAGCTTGTGTCTCTGTTGTGTCCCATCCATGATGTCCAGCTACTGCTCCACCAGTCTTAAGATAAACAGGCGCTGCATATTTTATTATATCAGGGACTTCGTAGTGTCTTATAAATCCACCTGATGACTGGGGATTTTCTGTATGGAGATCGATAGAAATGTCAATTGCATTCCTTATTGACGCGATCATAGGTATCTGCAGATCTCTTACTGGATTAAATGAATCCGCCCCAATTTCTTGCAGTAACTTTGCAGAAGCAGGGTTCCCATGTCCTGTGTGGGCAGATACTTTAAAATGAGTATCCTTTGGGAGTTCGCCATCATCCCTCATTTTTCCAAGTGTCCAGAGAAGTCCCTCATCATAAACTACGATTCCTCTAACTCCCAGATCCACAGCTCTTCTAACATCTTCTATGGCATATACAAGGTTGTCATAACCTCTTAACCGATAGCCAATTCTCATTCCTTCTTTTGTTTTTGCAGATGCACTTGTATCATATGTTGCACGGGGCCCGACGCTTAAAAAAAGTTCTACCTTAGCGTCTTTAGCAATGTCAATCATCTGTTCTATTTCATAATCTGTAAGGAGCATTATTCCTTTAGTCTGTGTTACCCTGTGGACTTTAACTCCATATTTATCTGTAGCATCAATAAGGGCCGCCATTGCACCGGGTTTCTGAATCCCTGGAACTTCGAACCTGTACTGTGAACCATCTGGAAACCTCTTTTTTGATACTCTTAAATTATTATTTTCTATTCCAATAGTTTTAAGAAACTCTTTAGTCTGCATCATTATCACTTATCCTTCTCTATTAGCGTAATTTATTAATTTTAAATCTGAATAGTTTAGTTAGTTATTTTAAATTCATTATCCAGTGTCATCATTAATTCTTTCATGTTATAATTTTCTAAATCATCTAGTATTTCTAAAATATTGGCCGATACTCCTGGATTCAACTCTATGAATTTGTCCATTAATTCATTCAAGGTAAACTGGTTTTCAGGTTCTCCTTTTGGTAAATCAACACATTCACTGTAGGAGTGATCTTCAGTTTGGATTATTACGTTTGATGATCTTTTATATGGGTATGATTCATCCAGATTCTCATCACATTCAGTGACAATTTTACTGGAAATTTTTGCTATTTCATCATCTGTTTTCAAGTCATCAAGACTTAAATTTCCATTTCGCACTGCTATTGCAAGACTTACAGGTAAACTTTGCCTTATAGCTTCTTTTGTTTTTGGATCATAATTATCATGGTTTGCAGCAATTTTATATGTCTTAACGATTATTTTTTGTATATCATCTGTTTTAATACTGTTTTTATTTAAAATACAAAAAGCAGCATCAATTGTAGAGTGTAAATGTCTGCATACTGGGTATTTTTTGAAATATACATCCTGAATATGGAAATTTCCTATTTCCAGTTTCTTATTATTAATATCACCATTTACCATTGAGGATATAAACCCTTCTTTTCCATCGATGATTGAAGAAGCGCCGGTAAATCCCTCTTTTGCAAGAAGCGCTGATAAAAC
This genomic window from Methanobacterium veterum contains:
- a CDS encoding peptidase, yielding MMQTKEFLKTIGIENNNLRVSKKRFPDGSQYRFEVPGIQKPGAMAALIDATDKYGVKVHRVTQTKGIMLLTDYEIEQMIDIAKDAKVELFLSVGPRATYDTSASAKTKEGMRIGYRLRGYDNLVYAIEDVRRAVDLGVRGIVVYDEGLLWTLGKMRDDGELPKDTHFKVSAHTGHGNPASAKLLQEIGADSFNPVRDLQIPMIASIRNAIDISIDLHTENPQSSGGFIRHYEVPDIIKYAAPVYLKTGGAVAGHHGWDTTETQAAERIRQVSLVQDMINRYYSDAVMSGKDASDLAIPK
- a CDS encoding MmgE/PrpD family protein, producing MITGKFTDFITGTHHKKGPKQAIDQAKLCFLDFLGVTLRGSKTRSSIAINNIVKEDSESTIIGHKKANILDSALANGIAAHCLDLDDGHRFAQMHPGACVIPAALSTCEASNKSGKEFINSIIAGYEVAISLGILVNPEHRNKGFHSTGTCGTFGAAAAACYALKLDKKETLNALGLAGTQAAGLLESDHSGSMGKHLHAGKAAHTGVLSALLAKEGFTGASSIIDGKEGFISSMVNGDINNKKLEIGNFHIQDVYFKKYPVCRHLHSTIDAAFCILNKNSIKTDDIQKIIVKTYKIAANHDNYDPKTKEAIRQSLPVSLAIAVRNGNLSLDDLKTDDEIAKISSKIVTECDENLDESYPYKRSSNVIIQTEDHSYSECVDLPKGEPENQFTLNELMDKFIELNPGVSANILEILDDLENYNMKELMMTLDNEFKITN